Proteins encoded together in one Marinobacter sp. Arc7-DN-1 window:
- a CDS encoding putative RNA methyltransferase produces MITMPFDALACPLDGCPLIPSEKTWRCENGHSFDVAKQGYVHLLPVQKKRTLDPGDSKEMVAARQRFLNAGFYKQIADAVSELALQSLPSEGTGSVLDAGSGEGYYLRHLAGVAGDRSLAMIGVDISKWAVLAAAKQDKQTRWVVGSNANLPVLPESVDLVLCLFGFPVYSEFFRVLRSGGQLIQVDAGADHLRELREIIYPELKPPGDNETLAPEGFQQLDSTVVRFPLTLPERDSIADLLAMTPHLYRASSEGLEKAAALESLDVTVDVILKRFEKL; encoded by the coding sequence ATGATCACTATGCCGTTTGATGCATTAGCCTGCCCACTGGACGGTTGCCCGCTCATCCCCAGCGAAAAGACCTGGCGGTGCGAGAATGGGCACAGCTTTGATGTTGCGAAGCAGGGCTATGTGCATCTGTTACCGGTTCAGAAGAAACGCACCCTGGACCCGGGTGACAGTAAGGAAATGGTCGCGGCCAGACAACGGTTCCTGAATGCCGGCTTCTACAAACAAATCGCCGACGCCGTGAGCGAACTCGCGCTGCAGTCGCTTCCGAGTGAGGGGACTGGCTCGGTGCTGGATGCCGGTTCCGGAGAAGGCTATTACCTGCGCCACCTGGCAGGCGTCGCTGGCGACAGAAGCCTTGCCATGATTGGCGTCGATATCTCGAAATGGGCGGTCCTGGCAGCGGCAAAACAGGATAAGCAGACCCGATGGGTGGTCGGCAGCAACGCAAACCTGCCGGTATTGCCGGAATCAGTGGATCTGGTGCTTTGCCTGTTCGGGTTTCCGGTTTACAGCGAATTTTTCAGGGTACTGAGGTCCGGAGGGCAATTGATACAGGTGGATGCCGGTGCGGACCACCTCCGGGAACTGCGCGAAATCATTTATCCCGAACTGAAACCGCCCGGAGACAATGAGACCCTTGCCCCGGAGGGTTTCCAGCAGCTGGATTCAACCGTGGTACGTTTCCCGCTGACCCTTCCAGAACGGGACAGCATTGCCGACCTTCTGGCCATGACCCCGCATCTTTACCGGGCCAGCTCAGAAGGCCTTGAAAAGGCAGCGGCACTTGAATCACTGGATGTGACGGTGGATGTCATACTGAAACGTTTCGAGAAGTTGTAA
- a CDS encoding electron transfer flavoprotein subunit alpha/FixB family protein, producing MSILVIAEHDNSSLKQATLNVVAAAKAIGGDIDVLVAGENCGAVAEAAAKAEGVNKVLVADNAAYGHFLGENLGELVAEVGKGYSHILAAAGTTGKDFMPRVAALLDVAQVSDIMRVESDDTFVRPIYAGNAIATVKSSDSIKVITVRPTAFDPVAAEGGSAAVEQLEVVKDAGLSSFVNEEKAKSDRPDLASAGIVISGGRGMQNGDNFRMLEQVADLLGAAVGASRAAVDAGFVPNDMQVGQTGKIVAPQLYVAVGISGAIQHLAGMSDSKVIVAINKDEEAPIFQVADYGLVADLFEAVPQLEEELKKVL from the coding sequence ATGAGCATCCTTGTAATTGCTGAACATGACAACAGCAGCCTGAAGCAGGCTACCCTGAATGTTGTAGCGGCTGCCAAGGCCATCGGCGGAGACATCGACGTACTGGTTGCCGGTGAAAACTGTGGCGCCGTTGCCGAAGCAGCAGCCAAGGCCGAAGGCGTTAACAAGGTACTGGTTGCCGATAACGCTGCTTATGGTCACTTCCTGGGCGAGAACCTGGGCGAGCTGGTTGCCGAAGTGGGCAAGGGCTACAGCCACATCCTGGCTGCTGCCGGTACCACTGGCAAAGACTTCATGCCGCGCGTTGCAGCGCTGCTGGACGTCGCCCAGGTATCCGACATCATGCGTGTTGAGTCTGATGACACCTTCGTTCGTCCGATCTACGCGGGTAATGCGATCGCGACAGTGAAGTCCAGCGACAGCATCAAAGTCATCACTGTTCGTCCGACCGCGTTCGATCCGGTTGCAGCCGAAGGTGGCTCCGCCGCCGTTGAGCAGCTGGAGGTGGTCAAGGACGCTGGTCTGTCTTCCTTCGTAAACGAAGAGAAAGCCAAATCTGACCGTCCGGACCTGGCCAGTGCCGGTATCGTTATCTCCGGTGGCCGCGGCATGCAGAACGGCGACAACTTCAGGATGCTGGAGCAGGTTGCTGATCTGCTGGGCGCCGCCGTTGGTGCATCCCGTGCCGCTGTCGACGCCGGTTTCGTACCGAACGACATGCAGGTTGGCCAGACCGGTAAGATCGTCGCCCCGCAGCTGTACGTTGCCGTTGGTATTTCCGGTGCCATCCAGCACCTGGCCGGTATGTCCGATTCCAAGGTGATCGTTGCGATCAACAAGGATGAAGAAGCGCCGATCTTCCAGGTAGCCGATTATGGCCTGGTAGCGGATCTGTTCGAAGCGGTTCCGCAACTTGAAGAAGAGCTGAAGAAAGTTCTTTAA
- a CDS encoding electron transfer flavoprotein subunit beta/FixA family protein, translating to MKVLVAVKRVIDYNVKVRVKPDNTGVDLANVKMAMNPFCEIAVEEAVRLKEKGVASEIVVVSIGPKACQEQIRTALALGADRGIHVETDEEVQSLEAAKLLKAVVEKEEPKLVILGKQSIDSDNNQTGQMLAALTGMGQGTFASEVVVEGDKVNVTREVDGGLMTLSLNLPAVVTTDLRLNEPRYASLPNIMKAKKKPLDAMSPADLGVDITPRLSTLKVEAPASRQAGVKVADVAELVDKLKNEAKVI from the coding sequence ATGAAGGTTCTGGTCGCTGTAAAACGAGTAATCGACTACAACGTAAAGGTGCGCGTCAAGCCGGACAATACCGGTGTTGATCTCGCCAACGTCAAGATGGCAATGAACCCGTTCTGCGAGATCGCGGTAGAAGAAGCGGTTCGCCTGAAAGAGAAGGGTGTTGCCAGTGAAATCGTGGTGGTTTCCATTGGCCCGAAAGCCTGCCAGGAGCAGATCCGTACTGCGCTGGCGCTGGGTGCGGACCGTGGTATCCACGTCGAAACGGACGAGGAGGTTCAGTCTCTCGAAGCGGCCAAGCTGCTGAAGGCTGTTGTTGAGAAGGAAGAGCCAAAGCTGGTCATTCTCGGCAAGCAGTCCATTGATTCCGATAACAACCAGACTGGCCAGATGCTGGCCGCGCTGACCGGAATGGGGCAGGGCACCTTTGCATCCGAAGTGGTTGTTGAAGGCGACAAGGTTAACGTAACCCGTGAGGTAGACGGTGGTCTGATGACCCTTTCCCTGAACCTGCCGGCGGTTGTCACCACGGACCTGCGTCTGAACGAGCCGCGTTACGCTTCCCTGCCGAACATCATGAAAGCTAAGAAGAAGCCGCTGGACGCCATGAGCCCGGCCGATCTGGGTGTCGATATTACACCGCGTCTTTCCACTCTGAAGGTTGAAGCGCCTGCCTCCCGTCAGGCGGGTGTAAAAGTGGCCGACGTTGCCGAGCTGGTCGATAAACTGAAGAACGAAGCGAAGGTGATCTGA
- a CDS encoding electron transfer flavoprotein-ubiquinone oxidoreductase, with protein MERESMEFDVLIVGGGPAGLSAACRVMQLAQEAGEELTVCVVEKGSEIGAHILAGTVFEPTALNELFPDWKEKGAPLNTPVTRDDIFLLKNQENATRIPNAFVPKNMHNHGNYIISLGNLCRWLAEQAEGLGVEVYPGFAAAETIIEDGQVKGIITGDMGVARDGSEKDGYMPGMELRAKYTLFTEGCRGHLGKRLINDFKLDEGKDPQHYGIGIKELWDIDPAKHEPGLVVHTTGWPLNETGSTGGSFLYHLENGQVYVGLITDLSYSNPHLSPFEEFQRLKLHPEVKKYLEGGKRVAYGARAITKGGFNSLPKMSFPGGLLLGCDAGTLNFSKIKGSHTAMKSGLLGADAVFEALKEGRNGEEITSFQKRYEDSWLYKELYAERNFGPAMHKFGNVIGGAIAFFEQNILHRSLPFTFHDTTPDYATMKPASECKKVSYPKPDNTLTFDRLSSVFISNTNHEEDQPVHLKLTDPELPIRDNLPKYDEPAQRYCPAGVYEVVEKDDGSGKRFQINAQNCVHCKTCDIKDPAQNITWVTPEGGGGPNYPNM; from the coding sequence GTGGAACGCGAATCGATGGAATTTGATGTTCTGATCGTCGGCGGTGGCCCGGCGGGCCTGTCGGCAGCTTGTCGTGTCATGCAACTGGCACAGGAAGCTGGCGAGGAACTCACCGTATGCGTGGTAGAGAAAGGTTCTGAGATCGGCGCCCACATTCTGGCCGGTACCGTATTCGAGCCCACCGCCCTCAACGAACTCTTCCCGGACTGGAAAGAGAAAGGTGCCCCGCTCAACACGCCGGTTACCCGTGACGACATTTTCCTGCTGAAGAACCAGGAAAACGCCACCAGGATCCCTAATGCGTTTGTGCCCAAAAACATGCACAACCATGGCAACTATATTATCAGCCTGGGCAACCTGTGCCGCTGGCTCGCCGAGCAGGCCGAAGGCCTGGGCGTTGAAGTTTATCCGGGCTTCGCGGCCGCCGAGACCATCATCGAAGACGGCCAGGTAAAAGGCATCATCACCGGTGACATGGGCGTTGCCCGTGACGGTTCCGAGAAAGACGGCTACATGCCGGGCATGGAACTGCGCGCCAAGTACACCCTGTTTACTGAAGGCTGCCGTGGGCACCTGGGCAAACGCCTGATCAACGATTTCAAGCTTGATGAAGGCAAGGATCCGCAGCATTACGGGATCGGCATCAAGGAGCTGTGGGACATTGATCCTGCCAAACACGAGCCGGGCCTGGTTGTACATACCACGGGCTGGCCGCTGAACGAAACCGGTTCCACTGGTGGCTCTTTCCTGTACCACCTGGAAAACGGCCAGGTTTACGTGGGGCTGATCACCGATCTTTCCTACAGCAACCCGCACCTGAGCCCGTTTGAAGAATTCCAGCGCCTGAAGCTGCACCCGGAAGTGAAAAAATACCTGGAAGGCGGCAAGCGTGTCGCCTACGGCGCCCGAGCTATTACCAAAGGCGGTTTCAACTCCCTGCCGAAGATGAGCTTCCCTGGCGGCCTGCTGCTCGGTTGTGATGCTGGCACCCTGAACTTTTCCAAGATCAAGGGCTCCCATACCGCCATGAAGTCCGGTCTGCTTGGCGCAGACGCGGTGTTTGAAGCGCTGAAAGAAGGCAGGAATGGCGAGGAAATCACCAGCTTCCAGAAGCGGTATGAAGACAGCTGGCTTTACAAGGAGCTGTACGCAGAGCGTAACTTCGGCCCGGCCATGCACAAGTTCGGCAACGTGATTGGCGGCGCGATCGCCTTCTTCGAGCAGAACATCCTGCATCGCAGCCTTCCGTTCACTTTCCACGACACCACGCCGGATTACGCCACCATGAAGCCGGCCTCTGAGTGCAAGAAAGTGAGCTATCCGAAGCCGGATAACACCCTGACCTTCGACCGTCTGTCGTCGGTATTCATTTCCAACACCAACCATGAGGAAGATCAGCCGGTTCACCTGAAGCTGACCGATCCGGAGCTTCCGATCCGGGACAACCTGCCAAAATACGACGAGCCCGCGCAGCGCTATTGTCCGGCAGGCGTGTACGAAGTGGTCGAAAAAGACGACGGCAGCGGCAAGCGCTTTCAGATCAACGCCCAGAACTGCGTTCACTGCAAGACCTGTGACATCAAGGACCCGGCCCAGAATATTACCTGGGTGACGCCGGAGGGGGGCGGTGGCCCGAACTATCCGAACATGTGA
- a CDS encoding FKBP-type peptidyl-prolyl cis-trans isomerase, with protein sequence MAQPRVVTIHYTLTNDQGEQLDSSRVEGREPLSYLEGAQNIIGGLESALNEKNPGDQVKVSVEPTEGYGEVNEELVQPVPRSAFEGVDTIEPGMQFQAQTPGGPQVVRVVEVGDETVTIDANHPLAGQTLHFDVEVVEAREATDEEQEHGHAH encoded by the coding sequence ATGGCCCAACCTCGTGTTGTCACCATCCATTACACGCTCACTAACGATCAGGGAGAGCAGCTTGATTCCTCCCGTGTAGAAGGTCGCGAGCCCCTGTCTTATCTGGAAGGTGCACAGAACATTATCGGTGGACTGGAAAGTGCACTGAACGAAAAGAACCCAGGCGATCAGGTGAAGGTTTCTGTAGAACCTACTGAAGGCTACGGCGAAGTTAACGAAGAGCTGGTTCAGCCTGTTCCGCGTTCTGCATTTGAAGGTGTCGATACGATCGAGCCGGGCATGCAGTTCCAGGCACAGACTCCGGGCGGCCCCCAGGTTGTTCGTGTAGTTGAAGTTGGCGACGAGACCGTTACCATCGATGCCAACCATCCGCTCGCCGGACAGACTCTGCACTTCGATGTGGAAGTGGTAGAGGCCCGCGAAGCGACTGACGAAGAGCAAGAGCACGGTCACGCCCACTAA
- a CDS encoding DUF1285 domain-containing protein: MHTNPESLAKQVEETVKNPGNPPLDQWHPELSGDMDLRVSRDGQWIFKGEPLAREAIVRLFSTILRREEDGEYYLVTPVEKWRIQVEDTPLLAHSLQVTGEGDCQVISLITNVGETLEVGQQHPLEVGTYPRSEEPRPVVAVRHGVEARLVTAAYYDLAEHVVERNEDGHPVLGVFSHGIFYKIGQVG, translated from the coding sequence ATGCACACGAATCCGGAAAGTCTTGCAAAGCAGGTAGAGGAAACCGTGAAAAATCCCGGAAATCCGCCCCTTGATCAGTGGCACCCCGAGCTGTCGGGCGACATGGATCTGCGAGTCAGCCGGGATGGTCAGTGGATCTTCAAGGGTGAGCCACTGGCTCGTGAGGCCATCGTGCGGCTGTTCTCAACCATCCTGCGCAGGGAAGAAGATGGCGAATATTACCTGGTCACGCCGGTGGAAAAATGGCGGATTCAGGTGGAGGACACGCCGCTGCTCGCACATTCCCTGCAGGTCACCGGTGAGGGTGACTGCCAGGTGATTTCTCTGATCACCAACGTCGGCGAAACCCTGGAAGTCGGGCAGCAGCATCCGCTGGAGGTTGGCACCTATCCCCGCTCAGAGGAGCCAAGACCGGTTGTGGCGGTGCGGCACGGTGTGGAGGCCCGGTTGGTGACCGCCGCCTACTACGACCTGGCGGAACATGTGGTCGAGCGAAACGAAGACGGCCACCCGGTTCTGGGCGTGTTTAGTCACGGAATTTTCTACAAAATCGGGCAGGTTGGTTGA
- a CDS encoding SixA phosphatase family protein encodes MQLLIMRHGEAGWHTLDQERELTESGRLGAAEVAARIAESPWRPKLIWSSPLVRARQTAAIVSEILNCPVEEKMFITPDDDPGECLDALIEQDQSPLMIVSHMPLVGSLATLLVDAHRRGIPFMTSQAVMLDMPVVGPGCADLKAQFLP; translated from the coding sequence TTGCAATTGCTCATCATGCGCCACGGTGAAGCCGGCTGGCACACACTGGATCAGGAGCGGGAGCTGACCGAATCGGGCCGTCTGGGCGCTGCGGAGGTGGCAGCACGGATCGCCGAATCCCCCTGGCGCCCGAAACTGATCTGGAGCAGCCCCTTGGTAAGGGCCCGGCAAACCGCCGCGATTGTCTCCGAAATCCTCAATTGCCCGGTGGAAGAGAAAATGTTCATTACCCCGGACGACGATCCCGGGGAATGCCTTGATGCGTTGATCGAGCAGGATCAATCACCACTGATGATTGTTTCCCACATGCCGCTGGTTGGCAGCCTCGCTACACTGCTGGTGGATGCCCATCGCCGGGGCATACCCTTCATGACCTCCCAGGCGGTTATGCTCGACATGCCTGTAGTGGGGCCCGGCTGCGCAGACTTGAAAGCACAGTTTCTGCCCTGA
- a CDS encoding NAD(P)H-dependent glycerol-3-phosphate dehydrogenase yields MSEKTTPQKNGATGPVHDVAVLGGGSFGTAMAKVLGENGHRVHFWMRGEAQAREIRSSRINSRYMPGIELTGDIRPTTDLADAVSKAEIVLVAIPSKAFRPVIRENCDKFRDDQIVVSLTKGIEEHGFKLMSEILQEEIPRCRIGVLSGPNLAAEIVNRDLTATVIAAKDPDVRRAVQDLLGCEYFRVYANVDIYGVELAGALKNIYAIVAGLASALEMGENAKAMLITRGLAEMSRFAVSLGANPMTFMGLAGVGDLIVTCTSSKSRNYRVGYAVGQGQKLDDAVAELGQVAEGIYTLKLVKEKAEAIGIYMPLVRGLYEILYRSASIKAVINSLMMSVQNSDVEFILPRTITQ; encoded by the coding sequence ATGTCTGAAAAAACGACGCCTCAAAAAAATGGGGCAACAGGGCCGGTGCATGACGTAGCGGTTCTCGGCGGCGGCAGTTTTGGCACCGCCATGGCCAAAGTGCTTGGGGAGAACGGCCATCGCGTTCATTTCTGGATGCGTGGTGAGGCCCAGGCCAGGGAAATCCGCAGCAGCCGCATCAACAGCCGGTATATGCCGGGAATCGAACTGACTGGCGATATTCGGCCAACCACCGACCTTGCCGACGCCGTCAGCAAGGCAGAAATCGTGCTGGTTGCCATTCCCAGCAAGGCTTTTCGGCCCGTTATCCGGGAAAACTGCGACAAATTCCGCGATGACCAGATCGTCGTCAGCCTGACCAAGGGCATTGAGGAACACGGCTTCAAACTGATGAGCGAGATTCTCCAGGAAGAGATTCCGCGCTGCCGTATCGGCGTACTCAGCGGGCCGAACCTGGCAGCTGAAATCGTGAACCGCGACCTCACCGCCACCGTCATTGCCGCCAAGGACCCGGACGTACGCCGGGCCGTTCAGGATCTGTTGGGCTGCGAGTATTTCCGCGTCTATGCCAACGTGGACATTTACGGCGTGGAACTTGCCGGCGCCCTCAAGAACATCTATGCCATTGTCGCGGGCCTCGCTTCCGCTCTGGAGATGGGTGAGAATGCCAAGGCCATGCTGATCACCCGAGGCCTTGCTGAAATGAGCCGGTTCGCCGTAAGCCTTGGTGCCAACCCTATGACCTTCATGGGGCTGGCCGGCGTCGGTGACCTGATCGTGACCTGCACGTCCTCCAAAAGCCGGAACTACCGGGTCGGCTACGCCGTGGGGCAGGGCCAGAAGCTGGATGACGCCGTGGCGGAACTGGGGCAGGTGGCTGAGGGTATCTATACCCTGAAGCTGGTGAAAGAAAAGGCTGAGGCAATCGGCATTTATATGCCACTGGTGCGCGGCCTTTATGAGATTCTGTATCGCTCTGCATCCATCAAGGCAGTCATCAACAGCCTGATGATGTCGGTCCAGAATTCCGACGTGGAATTCATACTACCCCGCACCATAACCCAGTAG
- a CDS encoding STAS domain-containing protein has product MAGYKILQAEKQGIYVLKFIGEIRLNLCSTLDNLVESITQDPQFKTVVIDLTETEIIDSTTLGLLAKIAMAAQKQSHFLPTLISTNPDITRIITSMGFDKIFIIVREPASRIEELEEIPVLRASEQQVRDKVLDAHKVLMGLNNRNREEFRNLVRALECEEPG; this is encoded by the coding sequence ATGGCTGGTTACAAGATCCTGCAAGCTGAAAAACAGGGCATTTACGTCCTGAAGTTTATCGGGGAAATCCGGCTGAACCTGTGTTCGACGCTGGACAATCTGGTTGAGTCCATCACTCAGGATCCCCAGTTCAAGACCGTGGTGATTGATCTCACCGAAACGGAGATCATCGACAGCACCACACTCGGTCTGCTGGCCAAGATCGCCATGGCGGCTCAGAAGCAAAGTCATTTCCTGCCCACGCTGATTTCCACCAATCCTGACATTACCCGCATTATCACATCCATGGGGTTCGACAAGATCTTTATCATTGTCCGTGAACCCGCGTCCCGTATTGAAGAACTTGAAGAAATTCCTGTTCTCAGGGCCAGCGAACAGCAGGTTCGGGATAAGGTTCTCGATGCCCACAAGGTGCTGATGGGCCTGAACAATCGCAACAGGGAAGAGTTCAGGAATCTGGTGCGCGCTCTGGAATGTGAAGAGCCCGGTTAA
- a CDS encoding PP2C family protein-serine/threonine phosphatase gives MASRTERILIIDADEKARTDLARYLEARGFYVTGYPGLAAAKALFNDNIPDVIFADLSPEAIRDLANRLEEAETFTPIVACSTSDSSADVVSALRAGAADFVLKPCNDDKGALDDVIGKLFDRVRVNRLNQLYRHELEEANRDLRDGIAELRADQRAGRKVQLRMLPEREQVMSGLHIDHLIKPSLYLSGDFLDYFRISDDKVLVYIADVSGHGASSAFVTVLLKNLTNRLQRNLRRGSSDDILFPERFLERINSELLDTGLGKHVTVFVGIISVSERRLQYAVGAHFPMPILSFEGGETAFLEGSGLPVGLFETPKWEVYEVPLDKPFHLTLFSDGILEVIREKSLDEKERTLLELVSGGRHTIAALSEALNLEEITELPDDIAIVSVTDTMDGSDNTSSK, from the coding sequence ATGGCTTCGCGCACCGAGCGCATACTGATTATTGACGCCGATGAAAAGGCTCGTACGGATCTTGCCCGTTACCTGGAAGCGAGGGGCTTTTATGTTACCGGCTATCCGGGCCTCGCTGCCGCCAAGGCACTGTTCAACGATAACATCCCCGACGTCATCTTTGCAGACCTGTCCCCGGAGGCTATCCGGGACCTGGCCAACCGGCTTGAAGAAGCCGAAACCTTCACACCCATCGTTGCCTGTTCGACCAGTGACTCCAGCGCTGATGTCGTCAGTGCGCTGCGGGCCGGGGCCGCAGATTTTGTTCTGAAGCCCTGCAACGACGACAAGGGAGCGCTGGACGATGTTATCGGCAAACTGTTTGACCGGGTTCGGGTCAATCGCCTGAACCAGCTTTACCGCCACGAACTGGAAGAGGCCAACCGGGATCTGCGTGACGGTATCGCCGAGCTGCGGGCCGACCAGCGCGCCGGCCGCAAGGTTCAGTTGCGGATGCTGCCGGAACGTGAGCAGGTCATGAGTGGCTTGCATATAGACCACCTGATCAAACCGTCACTGTACCTGAGCGGTGATTTTCTGGATTACTTCCGGATTTCCGACGACAAGGTTCTGGTCTACATTGCCGATGTATCCGGCCACGGAGCCAGTTCCGCGTTCGTTACCGTGTTGCTGAAGAACCTTACGAACCGGTTGCAACGCAACCTCCGCCGTGGATCGAGTGACGACATTCTGTTCCCTGAGCGCTTCCTTGAACGGATTAACTCGGAATTGCTGGATACCGGTCTCGGTAAACACGTCACCGTCTTTGTTGGCATCATTTCTGTCAGCGAACGTAGATTACAGTATGCAGTAGGTGCGCATTTCCCGATGCCTATCCTTTCCTTTGAAGGTGGTGAAACCGCTTTCCTGGAGGGAAGTGGGCTGCCGGTGGGGCTTTTCGAGACGCCGAAATGGGAAGTATACGAGGTGCCATTGGACAAACCGTTCCACCTGACCCTGTTTTCGGATGGAATTCTGGAAGTTATCCGGGAAAAAAGTCTTGATGAAAAGGAACGGACACTACTTGAACTCGTGTCAGGAGGCCGTCACACTATCGCAGCTCTTAGCGAAGCTCTGAATCTCGAGGAGATCACAGAGTTGCCGGACGATATCGCTATTGTGTCGGTTACTGATACTATGGATGGGTCAGACAACACCTCGTCGAAATAG
- a CDS encoding HD domain-containing protein: MRRAVNDLLGAYDKLIMDPVHGGIPLYRHEIQVIDHPLFQRLRNICQNDILSLVFPGATHSRFLHSIGVMHVGTRMFRSMIDAYLRERQLSEQTDLSLSQLDAIDYLAKTIRLGCLLHDSGHSSFSHQFTQARQIRELMSRPGRFRDLWRGVDYSAYHPEEPDELEHEHYSVRVAHDVLSATDLESAGLHARDVIGIMETTDVRPSETFCRHARTFWAFIAGEDAAAGTPLSDNIPGLVMDLLSSIVSGEIDADRADYMLRDGFHSSVTIGGFNLDHLLSNLRFGWDVSEPWLGLAITQKGLGALEDFVYSRHQMYRKVYAHKTALGFDWLLREAINEVLDDPENFQWVDTCLSDMTYFAELTDNFFWEAFRKVARKHPKSFSFCIVNRVKLNHLDTREDLSARGIERHSAWLAGELALNPAQVVTCSMRARFSNIQDNFNGIKVLVREPIRRTRSLKKITDVSAFFSKFSDGTITHFYTRPDVTTGSQDSFTE; this comes from the coding sequence ATGAGACGTGCCGTTAATGATCTTCTCGGAGCCTATGACAAGCTGATCATGGATCCGGTTCACGGTGGTATTCCACTTTACCGGCACGAGATCCAGGTTATTGACCATCCGCTGTTCCAGCGGCTGCGGAACATCTGCCAGAACGACATCCTGAGCCTGGTATTCCCCGGCGCCACCCACTCCCGCTTCCTGCACAGTATTGGCGTAATGCATGTGGGAACCCGTATGTTCCGCTCGATGATCGACGCCTACCTTCGGGAGCGCCAGCTGAGCGAGCAGACCGACCTGAGCCTGAGCCAGCTGGACGCCATTGACTACCTGGCGAAAACCATTCGGCTTGGCTGCCTGCTCCACGACAGCGGCCATTCCAGCTTTTCCCACCAGTTCACGCAGGCGCGACAGATCCGGGAGTTGATGTCCCGGCCCGGGCGATTCCGGGATCTCTGGCGGGGAGTGGATTATTCAGCCTACCACCCGGAAGAGCCCGATGAGCTGGAACACGAACATTATTCAGTGCGTGTCGCCCACGACGTTCTTTCTGCGACAGACCTGGAAAGTGCCGGTCTTCATGCCCGGGATGTGATCGGGATTATGGAGACCACGGACGTGAGGCCCAGCGAGACCTTTTGCCGGCACGCCAGAACCTTCTGGGCGTTTATTGCCGGTGAAGACGCCGCGGCAGGCACACCCCTGAGCGATAACATTCCCGGCCTGGTAATGGACCTGTTGTCATCAATCGTTTCCGGCGAGATTGATGCTGACCGGGCCGATTACATGCTGCGGGACGGCTTCCATTCTTCAGTGACTATCGGCGGCTTCAACCTGGATCACCTGTTAAGCAACCTGCGTTTTGGCTGGGATGTGTCTGAACCCTGGCTTGGGTTGGCGATCACCCAGAAAGGGCTGGGGGCGCTTGAGGATTTTGTTTACAGCCGCCACCAGATGTATCGCAAGGTCTACGCCCACAAGACGGCCCTGGGCTTTGACTGGCTCTTACGAGAGGCCATAAACGAGGTATTGGATGATCCGGAGAATTTTCAGTGGGTGGATACCTGTTTAAGCGACATGACCTACTTTGCGGAGCTCACCGACAACTTCTTCTGGGAGGCGTTCCGGAAAGTAGCCCGCAAACACCCGAAAAGTTTCTCCTTCTGCATTGTGAACCGGGTAAAACTGAACCATCTTGATACCCGGGAGGACCTTTCGGCCAGGGGCATTGAGCGGCACAGCGCCTGGCTGGCCGGGGAACTTGCCCTCAACCCTGCCCAGGTGGTGACCTGTTCAATGCGGGCGCGGTTCTCCAACATCCAGGACAATTTCAATGGCATCAAGGTTCTGGTTCGGGAACCCATTCGCCGTACTCGGTCGCTGAAGAAGATCACCGATGTCAGCGCCTTCTTCAGCAAGTTCAGTGACGGCACCATCACCCACTTTTACACCCGCCCGGACGTAACCACCGGCAGCCAGGATTCTTTTACTGAGTAG